The DNA region CTGATAAGAGGGATGTTCGTATCAATACTCCGGCTTGATTATCATTATTAGTTCAGTACGATTTGAGTAGGCGATCGCTCTGTTGTTAAGCGATCGCTTGGACAATGAAATATTTTATTTTTACTCAGATATCTACTAAAACAAAGGTTTTGAACCATAACATGGGCATTTGAACCATATTTTGAATTGAAAGTTTAAGTTAGAGCAATTTTTTCAGGGATTTTTTGTGCAAGTTTTATCCAATTGTGTTTTTTCAACTCATTCTCTAGTTATGATTCAGAATTTCAACTCTCACTCATAATTTGATTCAAAGTTTTAATTTGTGATTAGCGCAAAAGCCTGAATTTTCGTTAACTCTTTTCTAATTTATGGATCAAAATTTTTCTCACATTATGATTCAAAGCATATTAAGAGTTACCTCAAAAAGTAAACTAGGAATTTTGCTTGTATATTTAGTTTTGTCTGGAATTTTATCAGGTTGCTGGGCAGGGGTGACTTGCCCTGGATATGGTAAAACAATATCTAAAAGTTGTGCAGATAAAAACGGATTAAGTTGTACAACTGTTAGTTTCGCAGTTGCATTAAGGGAACGTTTGATGAGTTTGTAGCCAGTTGAGCAAATCAGCGATCGCACTAAAATCTAACAAAGCCTCACCCAGTGCTTCCAATTGTTCTAGAGAAAGACCCTGAATCTGTTCTCGAACCTGCTGTGGTAACTCACCTACCCGTTTTTGTAGCTGTCGTAGTATAAGTGTTTGTGCTTGTTCCTGTTGTCCTTCTTCCTTACCTCGCTCGTAGCCAATGCGCTCGCCTGTGGTAATGTAACTCATGGTACGCTCCTGCTCGAATTGTTTAAACTCCTGCCAAAATTCTGCTTCTAATCCTTTTGGTAAAATCATAACCCAATCGATAAAACGATAGAGATTACGAATATCCCTTTCTTGCAGCCCTTGTTCATACAATCGCCGAATTAAACTAAATTTCCACGTTTTCCTTTCTCCCAACTGTTTAGTAGTTTGCTGGGTTTTCAAATGTGCCATTACCACCGTCGCAAAGGGATTATTGCTGTTTTCTAACTCTGTCCATCGATTTTGATAATCGAGCAGTTTGACGGTTCCAAATCTAAAATGCAGACCACAATCGGGATAATTATAACTGTATTGATTTGGTCTCCAAGTCGAGTCAGCATCGCACAAGATTGCTAGGCTAATGGC from Nostoc commune NIES-4072 includes:
- a CDS encoding DUF4351 domain-containing protein; translated protein: MSEERERADNDSPWKEILEAYFPQAMQFFFPQTAALINWERPHEFLDKEFQQIVREAELGRRYADKLVKVWQIQGEEIWLLIHVEIQAKSEDNFAQRMFSYNLRIFDKFAKPAISLAILCDADSTWRPNQYSYNYPDCGLHFRFGTVKLLDYQNRWTELENSNNPFATVVMAHLKTQQTTKQLGERKTWKFSLIRRLYEQGLQERDIRNLYRFIDWVMILPKGLEAEFWQEFKQFEQERTMSYITTGERIGYERGKEEGQQEQAQTLILRQLQKRVGELPQQVREQIQGLSLEQLEALGEALLDFSAIADLLNWLQTHQTFP